One region of Hymenobacter sediminicola genomic DNA includes:
- a CDS encoding M16 family metallopeptidase, producing MTFKPLWLLSLGLTLALQPAAAQQNTAAKPVATSATGTKLVEKVTRKGTELVIPYEKYVLPNGLTLLIHEDHSDPIAHIDVTYHVGSAREQIGKSGFAHFFEHMMFQGSDHVADEQHFKLVTSSGGTLNGTTNRDRTNYFETVPSNQLETALWLESDRMGFLLDAVTQQKFEVQRSTVKNERGQNYDNRPYGLASENVAKALYPYGHPYSWLTIGYLEDLDRSNVDDLKNFFLRWYGPNNATVTVGGDVKPAEVVKLVEKYFGSINRGPAVQNMKLPAPTLTQDRYVHYEDNVRFPMLQMVFPTVPQYHPDEVAIDALAEIIGGGKNSLLYKNLIKTQKSVQTRAYHPTSELGGEFTIMALSLPGKGLDSTELIVRRTMAEFERRGVTDDDVARFKASREADVVNGLASVSGKVSQLAAYQTFAGNPNRLPQELQRIRSLTKADVQRVYNQYIKGKKAVVLSVVPKGSTALVAKADNFTVSKDGYKAPATDEYAGLKYAKATDSFDRSVQPKGGANPVIQVPAVWRQEFDNGLKIIGNRNTEIPTVTMLLTIRGGHRLEQQNRNKAGVASLTAAMLEEGTQKYTGEQFAAALEKLGSDISTNAGDDNTTIVVRSLTKNLPATLALLEEVLMRPRFAQADFDRLKKQTLEGIANQSTQPVAIANNTYARLLYGPGDVMSIPTSGSTTSVQGLTLDDVKQFYQQNYAPNVSYLTVVGDVDQKDVLPRLGFLKTWGRKAVTLPASDPNPQPDKTRIYFVNKDGAAQSEIRVGYLTPLTYDATGDFYRAYLANYILGGAFNSRINLNLREDKGYTYGARSGFQSTRYVGPYTAQAGVRADATAASVKEFVKEIKDYRNGATDEELQFLQASVGQSDALKYETGQQKAAFLGRLLEYDLPTDYVSKQSEILKNLKREDLQTSAQKYLPIDQMYIVVVGDRTKAFPGLSELGYEVVELDLNGNKVATLTAPAAAATTAPTAAPATAEKMKVVKKDKDGKKKRKQKTNEDGTAGKGE from the coding sequence ATGACTTTTAAACCGCTTTGGCTGCTAAGCCTGGGCCTGACGTTGGCCTTGCAGCCGGCCGCCGCCCAGCAGAACACAGCCGCCAAACCTGTCGCCACTTCGGCTACCGGCACCAAACTCGTTGAGAAAGTGACCCGCAAGGGCACAGAGCTGGTGATTCCGTACGAGAAATACGTGCTGCCGAATGGGCTCACGCTGCTCATCCACGAAGACCACTCCGACCCCATTGCGCACATCGATGTGACCTACCACGTCGGCTCGGCGCGGGAGCAGATCGGCAAGTCGGGTTTCGCCCACTTCTTCGAGCACATGATGTTCCAGGGCTCCGACCACGTAGCCGACGAGCAGCACTTCAAGCTCGTGACGTCGTCGGGCGGTACGCTGAACGGCACCACCAACCGCGACCGGACCAACTATTTCGAAACCGTGCCCAGCAACCAGCTCGAAACGGCGCTGTGGCTGGAGTCGGACCGTATGGGCTTCCTGCTGGATGCCGTGACGCAGCAGAAGTTTGAGGTACAGCGCTCCACCGTGAAAAATGAGCGGGGCCAGAACTACGATAACCGCCCCTACGGCCTAGCTTCTGAAAACGTAGCCAAGGCGCTTTATCCGTATGGCCACCCATATAGCTGGCTCACCATCGGCTACCTCGAAGACCTGGACCGGTCGAACGTAGATGACCTGAAGAACTTCTTCCTGCGCTGGTACGGCCCCAACAACGCTACCGTCACGGTAGGCGGCGACGTGAAGCCGGCCGAAGTAGTGAAGCTGGTGGAGAAATACTTTGGCTCCATTAACCGGGGCCCGGCCGTGCAGAACATGAAGCTGCCCGCGCCCACTCTCACCCAGGACCGCTACGTGCACTACGAAGACAATGTGCGCTTCCCGATGCTGCAGATGGTGTTCCCGACGGTGCCCCAGTATCATCCCGACGAGGTAGCCATTGATGCTCTGGCTGAAATTATCGGGGGCGGCAAAAACTCACTGCTTTACAAGAACCTGATCAAGACGCAGAAGTCGGTGCAGACGCGCGCCTACCACCCCACGTCGGAGCTAGGCGGCGAGTTTACCATTATGGCTCTGAGTCTGCCCGGCAAAGGCCTCGACAGCACTGAGCTTATCGTGCGCCGCACGATGGCCGAGTTTGAGCGCCGTGGCGTCACCGACGATGACGTGGCGCGCTTCAAAGCCTCCCGTGAAGCCGACGTGGTGAACGGCTTGGCCAGCGTGAGCGGTAAAGTAAGCCAGCTGGCTGCTTACCAGACGTTTGCTGGCAACCCCAACCGCCTGCCCCAGGAGCTGCAGCGCATCCGCAGCCTCACTAAAGCCGATGTGCAGCGTGTGTATAACCAGTATATCAAAGGCAAGAAAGCTGTGGTGCTGAGCGTGGTGCCTAAGGGCAGCACAGCCCTGGTAGCCAAAGCCGACAACTTCACGGTGAGCAAGGACGGCTACAAAGCTCCTGCTACCGACGAGTACGCCGGCCTGAAATACGCCAAAGCCACCGACAGCTTCGACAGGAGCGTGCAGCCGAAAGGCGGTGCCAATCCAGTCATCCAGGTGCCCGCTGTATGGCGCCAGGAGTTCGATAACGGCTTGAAGATCATCGGCAACCGCAACACCGAAATTCCAACCGTGACCATGCTGCTCACTATCCGGGGCGGCCACCGCCTGGAGCAGCAGAACCGCAACAAAGCCGGCGTAGCCTCGCTCACGGCGGCCATGCTGGAAGAAGGCACCCAGAAATACACCGGCGAGCAGTTTGCTGCCGCGCTGGAGAAGCTGGGCAGCGACATTTCGACCAATGCCGGCGACGACAACACGACGATTGTGGTGCGCAGCCTCACCAAAAACCTGCCCGCCACGCTGGCACTGCTGGAGGAGGTGCTGATGCGTCCGCGCTTCGCGCAGGCTGACTTCGACCGGTTGAAGAAGCAGACCCTGGAAGGCATTGCCAACCAGAGCACCCAGCCCGTAGCTATTGCCAACAACACGTACGCCCGCCTGCTCTACGGTCCCGGCGACGTGATGAGCATCCCGACATCGGGCTCGACTACATCGGTGCAGGGCCTTACGCTGGACGATGTGAAGCAGTTCTATCAGCAGAATTACGCCCCCAACGTGAGCTACCTGACCGTGGTAGGCGACGTAGACCAGAAGGATGTGCTACCGCGCCTAGGCTTCCTGAAAACCTGGGGCCGCAAAGCCGTGACACTGCCCGCCAGCGACCCAAACCCACAGCCCGACAAGACGCGCATTTACTTCGTGAACAAGGATGGGGCCGCGCAGTCGGAAATCCGGGTGGGCTACCTCACGCCGCTCACCTATGATGCCACCGGTGACTTTTACCGCGCGTATCTGGCCAACTACATTCTGGGCGGCGCCTTCAACTCGCGCATCAACCTGAACCTGCGCGAAGACAAAGGCTATACCTACGGCGCCCGCTCGGGCTTCCAGAGCACGCGCTACGTTGGTCCGTACACGGCACAGGCCGGCGTGCGCGCCGATGCTACGGCGGCTTCGGTGAAAGAATTTGTGAAGGAAATTAAGGATTACCGCAACGGTGCTACCGACGAGGAATTGCAGTTTCTGCAGGCGTCGGTGGGCCAGAGCGACGCCCTCAAGTACGAAACCGGCCAGCAGAAAGCCGCTTTCCTGGGCCGCCTGCTGGAGTATGACCTGCCCACCGACTACGTGAGCAAGCAGAGCGAAATCCTGAAAAACCTGAAGCGCGAGGACCTGCAAACCAGCGCCCAGAAATACCTCCCCATCGACCAGATGTACATCGTAGTAGTTGGTGACCGGACCAAGGCCTTCCCAGGCCTCTCGGAGCTAGGCTACGAAGTAGTGGAACTGGACCTCAACGGCAACAAAGTGGCCACGCTGACGGCTCCGGCCGCTGCTGCCACTACGGCGCCTACGGCGGCTCCGGCTACTGCCGAGAAGATGAAGGTGGTGAAGAAGGACAAAGACGGCAAGAAGAAGCGCAAGCAGAAAACCAACGAAGACGGCACCGCCGGCAAAGGCGAATAG
- a CDS encoding MFS transporter gives MATNVAAAPHDTREKPRLSFWQIWNMSFGFLGIQFGFALQNANVSRIFETLGGTEIALYWLAAPLTGMLVQPIIGYMSDRTWHPKWGRRRPFFLVGAVLASFALLVMPNVSALWMAVGMLWIMDSSINISMEPFRALVGDLLPSEQRTTGFAAQTFFIGVGAVVASSLPWMFTNWFGIANTAPAGQIPPSVKYAFYIGGVVFFIAVLWTVLNTKEYPPEDMDAFEDEKRRTAGFWNGIRESFAGIAHMPKTMAQLAIVQFFSWLALFSMWIYTTPAVTSHIYHTTDTTSKLYNEGADWVGVCFAVYNGVSAIAALLLPVIARATSRRFTHLICLVAGGLGLISIYFISDPKMLLVSMVGVGIAWASILSVPYAMLAGALPWNKMGYYMGVFNFFIVIPQVVAGLILGFFTKSVFGGEPVYTLVLGGCSMIISGLLTLRVNDDDDVRLPAAEATIHTSSPAYDTTIESNPRV, from the coding sequence ATGGCAACCAACGTAGCGGCCGCCCCACACGATACCCGCGAAAAACCCCGACTAAGCTTCTGGCAGATCTGGAACATGAGTTTCGGCTTTCTGGGCATTCAGTTCGGCTTTGCGCTGCAGAACGCCAATGTCAGCCGCATTTTTGAAACCCTAGGTGGTACCGAAATTGCGCTTTACTGGCTGGCCGCTCCGCTCACCGGCATGCTCGTGCAGCCGATTATCGGCTATATGTCGGACCGGACCTGGCACCCAAAATGGGGACGCCGCCGCCCGTTTTTCTTGGTAGGAGCGGTGCTGGCTTCGTTCGCGCTGCTGGTCATGCCCAACGTGTCGGCACTATGGATGGCGGTGGGCATGCTCTGGATTATGGATTCGAGCATCAACATCAGCATGGAGCCTTTCCGGGCCTTGGTCGGCGACTTGCTGCCCTCTGAGCAGCGCACCACTGGTTTTGCCGCCCAAACCTTTTTTATCGGGGTTGGGGCAGTAGTGGCATCGTCGCTGCCTTGGATGTTTACCAACTGGTTCGGCATTGCCAATACGGCTCCGGCCGGGCAAATTCCACCTTCCGTGAAGTATGCCTTCTATATTGGAGGGGTGGTATTTTTCATTGCCGTCCTGTGGACTGTACTGAATACCAAGGAATACCCGCCCGAGGATATGGACGCCTTTGAGGACGAGAAGCGGCGGACGGCTGGCTTCTGGAACGGTATCCGCGAGTCGTTTGCCGGTATAGCCCACATGCCCAAAACGATGGCCCAACTGGCTATTGTTCAGTTTTTCTCCTGGCTGGCCTTGTTCTCGATGTGGATCTACACCACCCCGGCCGTTACTAGCCACATCTACCACACCACCGATACCACGTCTAAGCTCTACAACGAGGGCGCTGACTGGGTAGGCGTGTGCTTTGCTGTGTACAATGGTGTATCGGCAATAGCGGCTCTGCTGCTCCCCGTTATTGCCCGTGCTACCAGTCGCCGCTTCACCCACCTGATTTGCCTGGTTGCTGGTGGTCTTGGCCTGATTTCCATCTACTTCATTTCCGACCCCAAAATGCTGTTGGTTTCAATGGTAGGGGTGGGCATTGCCTGGGCATCGATTCTGAGCGTGCCCTACGCCATGCTGGCCGGGGCGCTTCCCTGGAACAAGATGGGCTACTACATGGGCGTGTTCAACTTCTTCATTGTCATTCCGCAAGTGGTGGCAGGCCTGATTCTGGGCTTCTTCACCAAATCGGTATTCGGCGGCGAGCCAGTGTACACGCTGGTGCTGGGCGGCTGCTCCATGATTATATCGGGCCTACTCACGCTGCGCGTCAACGACGACGACGACGTTCGGCTGCCAGCCGCGGAAGCCACGATTCATACCAGCTCCCCGGCCTACGATACCACCATCGAATCAAACCCGCGCGTATAG
- a CDS encoding alpha-amylase family glycosyl hydrolase, with product MRNLLLPTVALSLGLASLSSFLLTSHTPVSVSDFKTTAAADPNTTDEVPQDNKLVIYQLMTRLFGNKVAVNKPYGTAQENGVGKFNDITDKALQEIKKMGVSHVWYTGVIEHATMTDFTKQGGPGPDDADVVKGRAGSPYAIKDYYDVAPDLAVNVKTRMQEYESLIQRTHKNGLKVLMDFIPNHVARSYKSDGKPAGVVDLGTQDDKTKAFAPNNNFYYLPGQSLVVPKGGNPLAAALGPKEDGKFLETPAKATGNDVFSASPSVNDWYETVKLNYGVDYQNGRKPYFSPVPDTWKKMRDILVFWAQKDVDGFRCDMAEMVPVEFWTWVIPEVKKVKPNIIFIAEAYDPKVYSRYLNEGKFDFLYDKVGLYDGLRRLMTTGGNTEEITQVWQKESRGFSSKMLRFLENHDEQRIASKDFATDPRTAIPAMTVTATLASGPVMLYSGQEVGEPALKSEGFSGEDGRTTIFDYWGVPEHQKWMNGGKFDGGKLDDSQKQLRDFYSRLLNLASKSEAIRKGKFYELQDANNLGKEYDQKVVYSYLRYTDTQRLLIVVNFSRDKTLRPTISIPAPVRQRIGLDPNMFCTYTDLLNNTPPTEFLNLTLPPLSAYVFEINPKK from the coding sequence ATGAGAAACCTGCTACTGCCCACCGTGGCCCTCTCTTTGGGGCTTGCTTCGCTCTCTTCTTTCCTTCTGACCTCGCACACCCCCGTTTCTGTGTCCGATTTTAAGACTACTGCTGCCGCCGACCCTAACACCACCGACGAGGTACCGCAGGACAACAAGCTGGTTATTTACCAGCTGATGACCCGCCTGTTTGGCAATAAGGTGGCCGTGAACAAGCCCTATGGCACGGCGCAGGAAAACGGTGTGGGCAAGTTCAACGACATCACCGACAAGGCGCTCCAGGAAATCAAGAAGATGGGCGTCAGCCACGTCTGGTACACCGGCGTGATTGAGCACGCCACCATGACGGATTTCACCAAGCAGGGCGGTCCTGGGCCCGATGATGCCGACGTCGTGAAAGGCCGCGCCGGCTCGCCTTACGCCATCAAGGACTACTACGACGTGGCGCCGGACCTGGCTGTGAACGTGAAAACTCGGATGCAGGAGTACGAATCCCTGATTCAGCGCACGCACAAAAACGGCCTGAAGGTGCTCATGGACTTCATTCCGAACCACGTGGCCCGCAGCTACAAGTCGGATGGCAAGCCAGCCGGCGTGGTAGACCTGGGTACCCAGGACGATAAGACCAAGGCCTTTGCGCCCAACAACAACTTCTACTACCTGCCCGGCCAGAGCTTGGTGGTGCCCAAAGGTGGCAACCCGCTGGCGGCAGCCTTGGGCCCGAAAGAAGACGGCAAATTCCTGGAAACGCCCGCCAAAGCTACCGGCAACGACGTATTCTCGGCCTCGCCCAGCGTAAACGACTGGTACGAAACCGTGAAGCTCAACTACGGCGTCGATTACCAGAACGGGCGTAAGCCGTATTTCTCGCCCGTGCCCGACACGTGGAAAAAGATGCGCGACATTCTGGTGTTCTGGGCTCAGAAAGACGTGGATGGCTTCCGCTGCGACATGGCCGAAATGGTGCCGGTTGAATTCTGGACCTGGGTGATTCCGGAGGTGAAGAAGGTAAAGCCGAACATCATTTTCATTGCCGAAGCCTACGACCCTAAAGTCTACAGCCGCTACCTCAATGAGGGTAAGTTTGACTTCCTCTACGATAAAGTGGGGCTCTACGACGGCCTGCGCCGCCTGATGACGACCGGCGGCAACACCGAAGAAATTACGCAGGTGTGGCAAAAGGAAAGCCGGGGCTTTTCATCCAAAATGCTGCGCTTCCTGGAAAACCACGACGAGCAGCGTATTGCCTCCAAAGACTTCGCCACCGACCCGCGCACCGCTATTCCGGCCATGACCGTGACGGCCACGCTGGCCTCTGGCCCCGTGATGCTGTACTCGGGCCAGGAAGTAGGTGAGCCGGCTCTGAAGTCAGAAGGCTTTTCGGGGGAAGACGGGCGCACCACCATTTTCGACTATTGGGGCGTGCCGGAACACCAGAAATGGATGAACGGCGGCAAGTTTGACGGCGGCAAGCTCGACGATAGCCAGAAGCAGCTCCGTGACTTCTACAGCCGCCTGCTCAATCTGGCCAGCAAGAGCGAAGCCATCCGCAAAGGCAAGTTTTACGAGCTGCAGGATGCCAACAACCTAGGCAAGGAGTACGACCAGAAGGTGGTGTACAGCTACCTGCGCTACACCGATACCCAGCGCCTGCTCATCGTCGTCAACTTCAGCCGCGACAAAACGCTGCGCCCCACCATCAGCATTCCGGCCCCGGTACGGCAGCGTATAGGCCTCGACCCCAACATGTTCTGCACCTACACCGACCTGCTCAACAACACGCCGCCTACTGAGTTTCTCAACCTCACGCTGCCCCCACTGAGCGCCTACGTGTTCGAAATCAACCCCAAGAAATGA